The Ananas comosus cultivar F153 linkage group 2, ASM154086v1, whole genome shotgun sequence genome contains a region encoding:
- the LOC109723617 gene encoding 60S acidic ribosomal protein P3-like, translated as MGVFTFVCRSSGGEWSAKQLSGDLEASAATPYELQRRLVQAAAAADSSGGVQSSFSLVTPSSAVFQVVIGGGGGGAFIGGGAASAGGAATAGGGAAAPEAPPAEEKKEEKEESDEDMGFSLFD; from the exons ATGGGCGTGTTCACGTTCGTTTGCAGGAGCTCCGGGGGCGAGTGGAGCGCGAAGCAGCTCTCCGGCGACCTCGAGGCCTCCGCCGCCACCCCCTACGAGCTCCAGCGCCGCCTCGTccaagccgccgccgccgcagactCCTCCGGCGGCGTCCAATCATCCTTCTCCCTCGTcaccccctcctccgccgtgtTCCAG GTCGTAATTGGCGGAGGCGGTGGTGGGGCATTTATCGGGGGCGGTGCTGCCTCGGCCGGCGGCGCAGCCACCGCAGGTGGTGGAGCAGCAGCTCCCGAAGCGCCTCCCGctgaggagaagaaggaagagaaagaagagagcgACGAGGATATGGGCTTCTCTCTCTTCGACTAG